In Notamacropus eugenii isolate mMacEug1 chromosome 1, mMacEug1.pri_v2, whole genome shotgun sequence, one genomic interval encodes:
- the NEUROG1 gene encoding neurogenin-1, producing the protein MASLVDSNLSDFETSSDLSCFLTDEEDGSGLLPAASSVPLSEQRRRQERREDDDEEDKERKRRRGRGRVRSEALLHTIRKTRRVKANDRERNRMHNLNAALDELRSVLPTFPDDTKLTKIETLRFAYNYIWALAETLRLADQCLQGPPKELLLPAYLHPTDSPSSASDGESWLSSASPASASSSSFSPPSSCCSSSPLSNPSSPAASEDFGYGNPDPLFFPGLPKDLAHGAPCFVPYR; encoded by the coding sequence ATGGCCTCTCTCGTGGACAGCAACCTCTCTGACTTCGAAACCAGCAGCGATCTGTCCTGCTTTCTGACGGACGAGGAGGACGGCAGCGGGCTCCTGCCAGCCGCCTCCTCGGTGCCGCTCTCGGAGCAGCGCCGGAGACAAGAGCGGAGGGAGGACGACGACGAGGAGGACAAGGAGCGCAAGAGGCGGCGCGGCCGCGGCCGGGTGAGGAGCGAGGCTCTGCTGCATACCATCCGCAAGACCCGGCGGGTGAAGGCCAACGATCGCGAACGCAACCGCATGCACAACCTGAATGCGGCCCTGGACGAACTGCGAAGCGTGCTGCCCACCTTCCCAGACGACACCAAGCTCACCAAGATCGAAACCCTGCGCTTCGCCTACAACTACATCTGGGCCCTCGCCGAGACCCTGCGCCTTGCTGACCAGTGCTTGCAAGGGCCCCCCAAGGAGCTGCTCCTGCCCGCCTACCTCCACCCCACCGACTCCCCCAGCTCGGCCAGTGATGGGGAGTCGTGGCTGTCCAGCGCTTCCCCAGCCTCAGCCTCCTCCTCCTCGTTCTCCCCGCCCTCCTCCTGCTGCTCCTCATCCCCTCTCTCTAACCCCAGCAGCCCCGCGGCCTCCGAGGACTTTGGCTACGGCAACCCTGACCCCCTCTTCTTCCCGGGCCTGCCCAAAGACTTAGCCCACGGCGCTCCGTGTTTCGTGCCCTATCGCTAG